The Perca flavescens isolate YP-PL-M2 chromosome 23, PFLA_1.0, whole genome shotgun sequence genome has a window encoding:
- the tspan33a gene encoding tetraspanin-33, whose translation MGGRRRDAPGSDEDYSFVSPVVKYLLFLFNFIFWIISLVMVAIGVYARMMKHAEAALACLSVDPAVMLMVVGVLMFIITFCGCVGSLRENICLLNTFCICLTVIFLLQLAAGILGFIFSDKARTRVTEMINNAIVHYREDIDLQNLIDFGQKEFGCCGGVTYTDWSQNIYFNCKQDNPSRERCSVPFSCCILSKDKEVINTMCGQGMQELEYIEAGDHIHTNGCIDKMVNWIHSNLFLLGGIALGLAIPQLVGILLSQILINQIKDQIELQNYNLKHRSDPWS comes from the exons ATGGGAGGAAGACGCAGAGACGCACCTGGATCTGACGAGGACTACTCCTTTGTCAGTCCAGTTGTCAAATACCTACTGTTCttgtttaatttcattttttgg ATAATCTCTCTGGTGATGGTGGCAATCGGCGTGTACGCCCGCATGATGAAACATGCAG AGGCCGCTCTGGCGTGTCTGTCAGTGGACCCCGCTGTAATGCTGATGGTCGTGGGGGTCCTGATGTTCATCATCACCTTCTGTGGCTGTGTGGGCTCCCTGCGAGAAAATATCTGCCTTCTGAACACA TTCTGTATTTGTCTGACAGTGATCTTCCTGCTCCAGCTGGCTGCTGGGATCCTGGGCTTCATCTTCTCTGATAAG GCCCGGACTAGGGTGACTGAGATGATCAACAATGCTATCGTCCACTACAGAGAGGACATTGATCTGCAAAACCTCATTGACTTTGGTCAGAAAGAG TTTGGCTGCTGTGGTGGTGTGACGTACACTGACTGGTCCCAGAACATTTACTTCAACTGTAAGCAGGACAACCCCAGCAGAGAACGCTGTTCTGTCCCCTTCTCCTGTTGTATCCTATCCAAAGACAAG GAGGTTATCAACACAATGTGTGGCCAGGGCATGCAGGAGTTAGAGTACATTGAAGCTGGAGACCACATCCACACCAATGGCTGCATAGACAAAATGGTGAACTGGATCCACAGTAACCTGTTCCTACTGGGAGGCATCGCCCTGGGACTGGCCATACCACAG ctggTCGGCATCCTCTTGTCTCAGATTTTGATCAACCAGATCAAAGACCAGATCGAGCTTCAGAACTACAACCTCAAGCACCGCTCAGACCCGTGGAGCTAA